The following are from one region of the Achromobacter xylosoxidans genome:
- a CDS encoding alpha/beta hydrolase, producing MSSKPSIILVHGFWGGAAHWSRVILELARKGYQDLHAVDMPLASLAGDAERTRKMIAQQKGPVLLVGHSYGGAVITEAGNQPNVAGLVYIAAFAPDAGESPGGITQEMLPAAAPNLAPDSDGYLWLRADKFHESFCQDLSADEGLVMAVTQKAPLASAFGETVSVPAWRSKPSWYQISSQDRMIAPENQTRMAARLNTRKTITLDASHASLASRAGEVAGLIDEAARACAS from the coding sequence ATGAGCAGCAAACCCAGCATCATTCTTGTGCACGGTTTCTGGGGCGGCGCCGCCCACTGGAGCCGCGTCATCCTGGAACTGGCGCGCAAGGGCTATCAAGACCTGCACGCCGTCGACATGCCGCTGGCCTCCCTGGCCGGCGACGCCGAACGCACGCGCAAGATGATCGCGCAGCAGAAAGGCCCCGTGCTGCTGGTGGGCCATTCGTACGGCGGCGCTGTCATCACGGAAGCCGGCAACCAGCCCAACGTGGCCGGCCTGGTGTACATCGCCGCCTTCGCCCCGGACGCGGGGGAAAGCCCCGGCGGCATCACGCAGGAAATGCTGCCCGCGGCCGCGCCCAACCTGGCGCCCGACAGCGACGGCTATCTCTGGCTGCGCGCCGACAAGTTCCATGAGAGCTTCTGCCAGGACCTGTCCGCCGACGAGGGCCTGGTCATGGCCGTCACGCAAAAGGCGCCGCTGGCCAGCGCCTTCGGCGAAACGGTGTCCGTCCCCGCATGGCGCAGCAAGCCGTCCTGGTACCAGATATCCAGCCAGGACCGGATGATCGCCCCCGAAAACCAGACGCGCATGGCCGCGCGCCTGAACACTCGCAAGACCATCACGCTGGACGCCAGCCATGCCTCGCTCGCGTCGCGCGCCGGCGAAGTGGCCGGCCTGATCGACGAAGCGGCGCGCGCCTGCGCGTCCTAG